The following is a genomic window from Fusibacter sp. A1.
TGTGATCTTGACCGGTTCACCCATATCAAGCACGAATATCTCACTGTTTCTGCCAAAAGAACTTGCCTGTATCACAAGCCTCGCAGCTTCAGGTATCGTCATAAAGTAGCGTTCAATATCAGGGTGGGTCACCGTAATCGGTCCGCCTTCTTCAATCTGCTTTTTAAAAATCGGTATGACCGATCCGTTCGACCCAAGCACATTGCCAAACCTAACCGCAACAAACTTTGTAGTTTTACACTCTCTTTGTGACTGAACCAGCAGTTCTGTAATACGCTTGGTCGCGCCCATCACATTGGTCGGGTTCACTGCTTTATCAGTACTTATTAAAACAAACCGGTCCACCAAATGCTCCTTGGCAGCCTCAATCACATTCAAGGATCCAAACACATTATTCTTAATCGCCTCACTAGGGTTGGCTTCCATCAAAGGCACATGCTTGTGCGCAGCCGCATGAAAGATAACATAGGGCTTATGATTGCCAACCACCGAAAAAATACGATCCCTATCTCTTACAGAAGCAATGACAACTTCAAGTCCTAAGTTAGGGTGCTTCTTTTTAAGTTCATGCTCTAGTGAAAACGCATTGTTCTCATAATTATCTAAAATAATAAGCTTCTCAGGATCATACTTGGCAATCTGCCTACATAGCTCAGACCCTATCGATCCTCCACCACCAGTCACCATAATCACTTTACCCGCAACATACGACTTCATCGCCTCTGTTTTAAGCACAATTTCTTTTCTTCCTAGCAGATCACTGATTTCAACATTTCTTAGCTTGCTGATATCAAAGTTGCCATCGATTAACTCAAACATACCTGGCACAATCTTAAGTTCACAGCTCGTTTGACTCGCTTCGTTAACAATCTCTTTAATCGTAGATTTATCAGCAGATGGTATCGCAATGATAATCTGATCGATATCTTCTTTAACAACACATTCCCTAATGCTCAGTCGTGTGCCCACAATCGGCACGCCATTAATCGATTTGCCTATTTTAGTCATATCGTCATCAATTACCGCAACCGGCCTGCTGTTAAGCTCAGAATGATTTTTAAGCTCTTTGATGACCACAGCACCAGCTTGTCCAGCACCGACAATCAGCACTTTTTTAAATCCACTATGGCCAAATCGTTTTCTTTCTTTATATACCCTTGCCACTCTGTAGCTAAGTCGTCCAAGACCAAACAAAAGCGTATCAAAGATAAAGGTCAAAATATAAATACTTCTTGGGAAGGCATGCCCCATAATAAGCATGTATCCCATAAAGCCGCTTGTCGCAAAAATAGATGCGAAGATAATCTGAAACAGCTCTTCAACAGACGCATACCGCCAAAGCGAACTGTACATTTTCATTAAATACAGTACAATGATCTTAATCAAGGTTACCGTGATAATCACCATCAAAAAAGTGGTCAAATAGACCTTCATCTCTGAATCGATAAACAAGATTTTTTCAAACCTGATATAAAACGCCAGCACAAATGAAAGCTGAATCACCAACAAGTCCCACAGCAGCAACATAAACTGTCTAATTTGCTTTTTCACACTAATACCCCCCAAGTAATATAGCCATCAAGACTATCTTAACGTAAACTTCTAAAAAAAGTCAACAAAATATCAGTCTAAATGAGAAAACGTAATAAAAGGTTAAAAATGACGGCCAATCTTTTTTCTGTTCAAACCGCCAAGCAAATACCCTGCCATACGATTTATTCTGTTTGTGATTCCACCACTTCGAATAAGCCGTCTGAACACACTTCACGCCTTTCTTTATACTTGCACACTAGTTCTAAATACTTGGCTTTACACAGAGCATCAATCAAAATTCACCAGGGAAGGGTAGGGGTTCATTAGCGCCGATTATACCTTTACCTACCTTTATCACAATGATATAATCGAATTAGATATGGAGGCAATCTTGTGAAACCTACACTTAATGATGTACAGCAAATCATCCAAAATTTATTACAAACTATAACACCGGATACAATTCTACTCTTCGGTTCATTAGTTAATGGACAAGTAAATGATGACTCTGATATTGACTTACTTGTAGTTTGGGATGAAAACTCACATTTATCTCATTCAAAACGAAGACAACTGTTAAGAAAGTCTATTGGTCTAGTAAATTTTCCAATTGATATTATCACTTGTACGCAAGATGAACTAACTAAAGCATATTCTGATGAAAACAGTTTTACTCACGCTATCATTGATGAAAGTGAGGTTTTATATGGCAGACTCAACCTCACCAATTAAATGGCCTCAAGATACCCAAATGATTTTGATGAAGATCGAACTGAACAAGATGCTATAGAAGCAATTGACAACGCTTTAGTACTTTATAATTTTATAAATGCTTACTTTTAGGATTGCTTTAAAGGCAATCCTTTAATTTTCTTCCTAAAAGTTGTGTTTAGGGAATAGTTGAGACAAACAAAAACCGCCATATGCTACATTTGACGCTTACTTATGTATTACAAAGCTGGCACTGTCATTCGGCATCAGAGAACCAGGCACCGACATACAGCCTCTCAGTACCAAACAAACACCTTAGACACCCCCATACCGCCCCTCGGTGAGCGGCACGATGAGGTTCCATCTATTATAGATTACAATGCATAAAAACCACATTAGAAAAGTATGAAATCTTTATGAATATGGCATACGACTCCAACTTTCATCAAAGTTTAGACACATACCTCTCAGAAACATCAAAATATCTAGCTAGTTCCTTTGGTCGTAGCTTTAAATGCAGCCTAGCCTCACGAATAATCACTTTTCTAAGCGATTGGTAGTATTCTGCAAGCAAATGCCCTTGCATGACACCATGGTCATAATCCAAACTGTCCATCAGGTCCTGAATCTTACAATGTACTCGTCCCTTTACAAGAGAAATCGCCTCTGCGATATCGACTTCATCAGTCCGGCCTAATATCCATTTGAATTGCTCTATACCATCATCTTTCGACTCGGCCAACATTTGATACGCAGTATCTAAATCACAAAAACCATTGCCACTCAAGTACTCTGCATAGGAGCTCCATCTGTAATCAAAATGGCTCGTAAGTCCAGCATCAATAGGATTAATATGAATATATCGAAGCAGGTTATAATAGTAACCGGTTGAACTGCAAAGGCAACTTTTAAACCGCCCAGCAAATACCCTACCATACGTTTTATTCTGTTTGTGATACCACTTCGAATAAGCCGTCTGAACACACTTCATAAAATGACCCATATGCACATCTCCAGACCGAATCAGCAAATGAACATGATTATCCATCATACAATAAGCTAATAATGAAACGTCATACCTTTCTTTATACTTGCACACTAGTTCTAAATACTTGGCTTTACACAGATCATCACTTAAAATATAAGCACCGTTATTGCCCCTACACATTACATGATGTGTAGCACCATTGAAATCAATACGTAACATTCTACCCATATCATCACCTCCATGACCTTTGCTTTGATTATAGCAAAAAAGACCATGAAAAGAGCAAAACAAGTCTGCTGCCTGCATTATACATAATATGGAATGCTACAAGCATAAGTGTTAACAACCTTGCTCGGCACCTACATACAGCCTCTCAGTGAGCGGCACGGGGGTCGCAAAGAGAATAGATCTTTTAAAGTAGCAAGGTGTTGTAGAAATTACTCCTTAGTTTTCCCATTAAGTCCTAGTTCATTTTTAATCTTTGTAGTTGAAATCTCAGGAGTTCTTTCAAGGTAAACCACTTCACAATGTTCTTTTAGAAAATCAAATTTACCTTTCCAATCATCACCCATCACAAACACATCGACCTTGTATTCTTTTACATCTTCGATCTTTTGCTCCCAGTTGTTTTCGGGGATTACCAAGTCAACGTATCTTATTGCTTGTACTAATTTTTTTCTTTCCTCATAAGAGAAGTAGCATTTCTTACCCTTTATATCGTTAAACTCATTCGTAGAAAGAGCAACTATAAGATAGTCACCTTGTTCTTTAGCACGTTTCAATATATTAATGTGCCCATAGTGCAGTAGGTCAAATGTTCCATAGGTTATTACTTTTCTCAATTATTTCTCCTCCTCAAGGCCAATATTTCTTATTTGATTTATTAAGTGTTCAATGCCCATATTATTGTAATCACCGAATATTTTTGTCTTCAAAAGATCTGCTTTCTGTCTATATTCCGCTTCATATTTTTCATTAATAACGTCAATATTTTGTGAGAAAAATGTCTGTAATTCTTCAATACTATGTGCTTTAGGTCCAGGTGTAAATTCCTCGTAATCGAATATTAATCCTCTGTCTTCATCTCTATAATATTCTAAATCATAAGGAAAAAATAGGATTGGTCGATTCCAAAGTAAAAAGTCAAAATATATTGATGAATAATCCGTCATTAATATATCTATTTGATCCAAAAATGTGTAAACATCGGCTTCTGAAGGCAAATTTATAAATGCCTTATGGTTTTCAATGTCTCCAAATTTATCATTCTTACCAGCAAAATGAAATTTACCTACAAACTTAATCTTTACACTCTCGCAGTAATCTAAGAATTGGTTTATCTCATCCATGCTTTCAGTTCCAAATATTAAGGTTTCTCTTTTATCTCTGAATGTTGGAAAATAACCAATGATTTTGTACCCGTCTTTTATGTACTCTTCAATATTCTCATAACTGCTTTTTTCATGTTGAGGGACATATTTGATTGGTTTATCACATATTGGTTCATAGTTTCTTGGATATCCCGAAATGATTACCTTCCTCTCATCAACTCCGAAGGCTTTTCCTAAAATTTCAGCTGAAAAATCAGAAGTAGCAAGTATGAAATGATCAGACCAGCATCCTCTGACTGTCCATTTACCAACCATGTTTTGTATTGCAGTTTTTCTTGTAGATTTATAATTTCCCATATAAGAACCGATTTTTTTCAGTGGAAATCCATGCCAAAGATTAACTCGTTTACTTCGTACTGAGAAAAAAGCATTAATATCTGTGGGAGCCTGATCAATCAAATGATATTTAGCTCTTAAATGATACCAAATTGATGGTAAGCTCCATGTAGAATATACTTGATATCCTTGTTTCATTAGTTCATCTCTTATTTCCTTTGATCTTGTAATCCACACAACTTTGTCAAACCCAAGATCATTTAAGTTAGCATTCAAATACAAATAGAAATGTTTAGAGTTATCTGCAAATCTTTTTCCAAACCATCCTCCTACAATCACTATTTTATTTGACTTTGGAATTGAAAAAGAAATTGTCAATACCAACACGTTAATCAAAAACAGCATTAATTTCTTACTACTCTTTATTATAATTTGCATACTATGTTCTCCTATCCAAAATATTACGGATGTTTTTTCGATGATTTACTGCTAATGCAAACAGATTCAGCGAGTACATTGCTATTCCAAAAATTATTATTTGAATATATATATTTTCAAATGTTATAGCATCTATTAAAATCATACCCAGCAAATAATTGACTACTCCCATTGACAAAATTTGAATCAAATTTCTATAATCATACGAAAATATTCCCAAAAGCAACTTAACCTGGATGATAGAGATCAGATTATTCACAATAATGCTTATTCCCGTAGCAATAGCAACTCCGACAATTCCAAAGCGACTTATTAATATAAAGTTCAGTGTTATGTTGATTAATAGCGATGCAATGTTGTTATATAATGCTAATTTTGCATATTTTGTCATTGTCAGTATAGAACCAATAGGTCCTGAAATTGCATCAATTAAAAATGAAAATGCCAGTATAATTAGTGCCAATTTAGCTTCTTTTGTAACATAGGCTTCTCCGAATATCGCTAACAAATCATTGCCTAAAAATAAAAATATAAAAAACATAGGAACTACTAAATAGGTTACAATACGAACAATTCTCTTCATTTCAGTTTCTATCTGTCCGATATTGTTCTCGTTGTATAGCTTGGAAATCACAGGCCAAAACGCAATGAACGGAGTAACAAATACACTAATTAAATTTACATAATTTTGCGCAACTTTATATATACCGACTCTATTCAAATCCAAGAAAGTAGAAATCATTATTTTATCGATATTTTGGAGCATCAAACCGATGCCAGAAATCAAAGCAACAGTTAAAGAGTATTTTATAAATGCTCTTTTTTCTTCTAAACTTAAATTAAGTTTTGAGTTAGCTTTGATTTGGAGCCTATTTGATATTTGAGCTGTTCTTAAGAAAATCGTTATAATTTCACTAAGCACAAAACTAAATAAAGCAGCTCTCAGGCTATCTACATTGAGTAGTATTAATATCACAAAGAAAATCATCTTTAGAATGTTGTTGATAACAGAATTCAGTAATGTTACTTGGACGACATTCCCTTTTCCCTGTAAGTATCCATCTAAAATTGCTATCATTGATCTTATTACTATCATTGAAATTAATAGTAATAATCCATAATTTGAGAAGCCAATAAAACGTCGAAGTAAAAACAATATACCAGCTACCGCTATTGTGATTAATAAAGATGTCTGTGTTGAAAATCTCAAAAGGGACTTCTCTTTAGTTACGTCTCCTTCAAAACGAGCAACTTCTTTAATCAAATTTCTGTCCATACCCAAAATTGTTATGATGGAGAATACTGTAGAGTATGTTAAATACATCGTGTATTCTCCATACAATTCTGGATTTAGAATCCGTCCTAATACTATTTGAAAAATAAAAGCGATACCAAGACCAAAAAATTTTAATATGAAAGTACCGCCAGCTTTTTTATAAAGTCCACTCATTCGCAATCAATCTCATTTCATGTATTTATATAATGTTTTAAAGCATCTTCCCAATTTTCTAATTCAATTAATGGTGATTTATACAATCTCGAATTTTTTGGTCTTCTAGCCTTTGTCGGATAGTCCTCTGTCTTTATTGGATTGACTTTAACGGTTACTCCAGCTTGCTTAAAGATCTCACATGCAAACTCGTACCAACTACAGTATCCTTCGTTTGTGGCATGGTAAACTCCAAACTTATCTGTTCTTATTATTTCAATTAAAAGTTTAGCTAAATCGTACGTATAAGTAGGAGATCCAATTTGATCTGCCACTACAGAAATTTCATCTTTTTCTTTTCCTAATCTTAGCATTGTCTTAACAAAATTGTTGCCATTGCTCCCGAAGACCCAAGAAATTCTCACAACAAAATATTTGTCTAATATCTTCTGAACTTCTACTTCACCTTCATACTTTGTCTGTCCGTAATAATTAATAGGGTTTGGTTTATCTGTCACCCCAAATGGCTCGTCCCCTTCACCATCAAAAACATAATCAGTGCTAATATAAACCATCTTTGCATCGATTTGCTTACACGCTTCAGCCACATATTTTGCGCCAAGAACATTGACTGAATAACATAAATCTTTTTCATCTTCAGCTTTGTCTACAGCTGTATATGCTGCACAATGAATGACAGCGTCAGGGCTATAATCATTTATAACCTTTGTCACTTGCTCTTTATTTGTAATGTCTAAAGATTCCCTATCAGTACCTAGGTAATCTATACCTTCAGAATCTAACCGTTTTATTACATCATATCCTAATTGTCCATTAGCGCCAGTAACTAGAACCTTCATTATTCTTCACCTTCTCTGTCACCGTACATCTTCACATAGTAATCTTTGTAATCACCTGAGATGATATTTTCCCACCATGAACGATTATTCAAGTACCACTTAATTGTTTCTTTAATCCCTTCATCAAATAAAGTTGTAGGTTCCCACCCTAATTCTCTTCTTGTCTTTGAAGGATCAATTGCATAGCGCATATCATGCCCAGCTCTGTCTTTTACATAAGTTATAAGTGATTCCGGCTTCCCTAACTCATTAAGAATTGCTTTAACGACATCTAAATTAGTTTTTTCATTGTGTCCGCCAATATTATATACTTCTCCCACTTTTCCTTTATGGAGTATAAGGTCTATAGCAGTGCAATGATCCCCCACATAAAGCCAATCACGAACATTTTCACCTTTACCATATACAGGTAGGCTTTCATCATTTAGTGCTCTAGATATCATAAGGGGGATCAACTTCTCAGGGAAATGATATGGGCCATAGTTATTTGAACACCTAGATATTGTAATTGGTAAACCAAACGTTCTGTGATAAGCCTGTACCAATAAGTCTGCTGATGCTTTCGATGCCGAATATGGAGAAGACGTATGAATTGGTGTTTCTTCTGTGAAGAATAAATCAGGTCTATCAAGTGGTAAATCCCCATATACTTCATCTGTTGAAACCTGATGGAATCTATTAACTCCATACTTTCTGGAAGCATCCATTAACACTTGAGTACCTAAAATATTAGTTTTCAAAAAAATACCTGGATCTTCAATTGATCTATCTACATGAGATTCTGCAGCAAAATTAACTACAAAATCGAATTTTTCTTCTTCAAAAAGCTTTTCTACTAATTCTCGATCTGTAATGTCCCCTTTGATAAATTTAAAATTACTGTTCTCAATTACTGGCTCTAGTGTAGATAAATTTCCTGCATATGTTAATGCGTCTAAACATACAATTCTATACGTTGGATGTTCATTCAGCATATGAAACACAAAATTACTACCTATAAATCCAGCTCCACCTGTTACTAATACATTCATCTGATTTCCCTCGCTTTCACTAATACTTGAAATTTATGCTGCAATCTTCTAACAATGGTGCATTTAGATCTTTTTCTGAAAGTATCGGGGCTTCAATTCCCCAAGCTACTCCAATTTCCGGATCATCATATCTTATACTTCTATCATTTTCAGGTGAATAGTACTCATCTACTTTATATTGAACTTCAACATCATCTGTAAGTGTTAAGAATCCATGTGCAAATCCTTTGGGGATTAATAGCTGTTTTTTATTATCTTCTGTTAATTCCACAGCAACCCATTTCTTGTATGTAGGTGATCCATCTCTAATGTCTACAGCTACATCTAAAATTTTCCCTTTAGTGCATCTGACAAGTTTTGTCTGTGCCTTAGGGTTTAGTTGAAAATGAAGTCCTCTTAATGTCCCTTTCTGTGCTGAAAGAGAATGATTATCCTGAATAAAGTCAATATCAATGCCAAACTCTCTAAACTTCTCTTTAGAGTATGTTTCTGTAAACCATCCTCTATGATCACCAAAGACTCTTGGCTCGATAATAAGTACATCTTCAATATCAGTCTTTATAATATTCATTTATCTTACCTCTTTTCTAATAATGAATTTTACCTTCAGCAACTTTCTTCAAATGTTCTCCATAGGGTGATTTACCATATTTCTCTGCTGACGATAAAAGAGTTTCTCTATCAATCCATTCGTTGTGAAATGCAATTTCTTCAAGTGCAGAAATTTTGATACTTTGTCTTTTTTCAATCATCTGAACGAACTCCGCAGCTTCAACCAAGCTATCCATGGTTCCGGTATCTAACCAGGCAAATCCTCTACCTAAAAGTTTCACGTTTAATGTTTCATCTTCTAAGTACATTCTGTTTAAGTCAGTGATCTCAAGTTCTCCTCTGTGCGAAGGCTTAACTTTTTTTGCTAAGTCTACAACTCTATTATCATAGAAATAAAGACCCGTAATACAGTAATTGGATTTTGGATTCTTAGGTTTTTCTTCAACTGAGAGAACCTTTCCACTATCATCAAATTCCACAATTCCAAATCTTTCTGGATCATGAACATAATATCCAAATATAGTTGCTTTCCCATTTTTAGCATTCTCAGCAGCTTCTTTTAGGATAGGTGTAAATCCATTTCCGTAGTAAATATTATCTCCTAACACCATGGCTACATTATCATCACCTATAAAATTTTCACCGATAATAAATGCCTGTGCCAACCCGTCAGGAGAAGGCTGCTCTGCGTATTCAAGACTAATACCAAATTGACTTCCATCACCTAACAATCTCTCAAAATTGGGCAAATCCTGAGGGGTTGATATAATTAAAATTTCTTTTATACCCGCTAACATAAGCACTGACAACGGATAATAAATCATTGGTTTGTCATAGACAGGCAACAACTGTTTGCTTGTCACCATAGTTAATGGATATAGTCTAGTTCCTGACCCTCCAGCTAAAATAATTCCTTTCAATATCATCACCTCAATATAATTTTTCTAATATATCTGCAATCCTCTTACTTGCAAAACCATCTCCATATGGATTGCTCGCTTTACTCATTTTGTCGTATTCGTTTTGATCTTCTATTAATTGCTTAAAGGTCCTGTAGATTACCTCTTCATCAGTTCCTACCAGCTTAAGTGTTCCTGCATCAATACCTTCTGGCCTTTCTGTAGTATCTCTCATAACAAGAACCGGCTTCCCTAAACTAGGAGCTTCTTCTTGAATTCCACCACTATCAGTTAAAATTAAATGAGACCTAGATAAGAAGTTGTGGAAATCTAATACTTCAAGCGGTTCAATAATTCGAATTCTATCTGTATCACCAAGTATTTCTTGGGCAGCCTCTCTTACAACAGGATTCATGTGAATAGGATAAATCGCCTTAATATCTGACTCTTCATCAATAATTCGTTTAATGGCTCTAAACATATTTCTCATTGGTTCTCCAAGATTCTCTCTTCTATGAGCTGTTATCATTACTAATCTACTATCTGCAGCCCACTCTAAATGCTCATGATTGTAATCATCACGAACTGTAGTCTTAAGAGCATCAATAGCCGTGTTTCCAGTCACATAGATTGTAGAAGGCTTCTTACCTTCTTTAAGTAGATTTTCTTTTGACATCTCTGTTGGTGCAAAATTGAAATTTGATACAATGCCAACAGCTTGTCTATTGAACTCCTCTGGATACGGAGAGTAGATATTGTAAGTTCTTAATCCCGCTTCTACATGCCCTACAGGAATCTGAAGGTAAAAGCAAGCTAATGCCGTTACAAAGGTTGTCGATGTATCTCCATGGACCAAAACAACATCTGGCTTAACCTCTTCAAGGACTGCCTTCATTTTCTCAAGAATATTGATCGTAACGTCAAACAAAGTCTGTTTCGCCTTCATTATAGATAGATCGTAGTCAGGTACAACATCAAATGCAGTTAGAACCTGATCGAGCATTTCCCTATGTTGACCTGTTACACAAACAACTGTATTTAGTTTTTCTCTTGTCTTTAGCTCTTTAACCAGAGGGCACATCTTTATTGCTTCAGGTCTGGTACCAAAGACCACCATTACTTTTTTCATTTTAATTCATTCCAATCTTATAGTTTATAAACGCCATCAAAGTTACAGATATTCTTAGTGTCTAGAATCAGTTTGTCCTTGACTAAATCAAGGTTATTCTTAATGTGATCATGCGCGGTAATTATGACCAAAATCTCTATCTCATTTAAGAAGTCTTCGAAGTTCATAAACTGATGATTTACCATTCTTTCTTTAATGAATGGATCATACACTTTAACCCCAAAAGCTAGATGCTCGTCCATTCTTTCAAGAAGTTGTAGTGTTGGACTTTCTCTTGTATCATCTACATTTTCCTTATATGATAGCCCATAGATACCAATCTTAGAGATGTCTGTAATATTATGTTCTCTCATAATGTCTCTAATTCTGCCAAGAACATGGGTAGGCATTGAATCATTGATTTTCCTTGCCGTTAGAATTAGGTTGGTAAGATCAGGATAGTCTCCAACTAAGAACCATGGGTCAACTGAAATGCAATGCCCGCCTACACCAGGACCAGGCTGAAGAATATTTACTCTCGGGTGCTTATTAGCAATTCTTATGATCTCATAGACATCCATATTGTCCTCTCTGCAAATCTTTGCTAGTTCATTTGCAAATGCAATATTGACATCTCGATAAGTATTCTCAACAACCTTAGACATCTCTGCGGATCTGATATCTGTTACAACAATCTCAGATTTGCAAAAACATGAATATAATTCTTTAACTAGTTCTCCTACTTGGGGATCATCAGACCCAACTGTTCTTGAATTGTGCTCAAGTTCATAAATCATATTTCCCGGAATGATTCTTTCAGGAGCATGAACTAGATGAATCTCATCACCAATCGCCACTCCTCTATTCTCTATTTCAGGTCTTACATATTTATCAATTGAACCGGGTGAAATAGTTGACTCAATAATAATCACAGCACCTTTTTCACAAACATCTATAATCGCGTTAACAGCTGAGATAACATATTTGGGATCCAGTTTTTTACTCGA
Proteins encoded in this region:
- the wecB gene encoding non-hydrolyzing UDP-N-acetylglucosamine 2-epimerase: MKKVMVVFGTRPEAIKMCPLVKELKTREKLNTVVCVTGQHREMLDQVLTAFDVVPDYDLSIMKAKQTLFDVTINILEKMKAVLEEVKPDVVLVHGDTSTTFVTALACFYLQIPVGHVEAGLRTYNIYSPYPEEFNRQAVGIVSNFNFAPTEMSKENLLKEGKKPSTIYVTGNTAIDALKTTVRDDYNHEHLEWAADSRLVMITAHRRENLGEPMRNMFRAIKRIIDEESDIKAIYPIHMNPVVREAAQEILGDTDRIRIIEPLEVLDFHNFLSRSHLILTDSGGIQEEAPSLGKPVLVMRDTTERPEGIDAGTLKLVGTDEEVIYRTFKQLIEDQNEYDKMSKASNPYGDGFASKRIADILEKLY
- a CDS encoding nucleotide sugar dehydrogenase, yielding MKKINVIGLGYIGLPTALMFAKSGVEVIGTDLNDKLVDSLSKGKLTFEEDGLEELFKAAIESGIKFTTEYQKTDTYIVAVPTPYINSSKKLDPKYVISAVNAIIDVCEKGAVIIIESTISPGSIDKYVRPEIENRGVAIGDEIHLVHAPERIIPGNMIYELEHNSRTVGSDDPQVGELVKELYSCFCKSEIVVTDIRSAEMSKVVENTYRDVNIAFANELAKICREDNMDVYEIIRIANKHPRVNILQPGPGVGGHCISVDPWFLVGDYPDLTNLILTARKINDSMPTHVLGRIRDIMREHNITDISKIGIYGLSYKENVDDTRESPTLQLLERMDEHLAFGVKVYDPFIKERMVNHQFMNFEDFLNEIEILVIITAHDHIKNNLDLVKDKLILDTKNICNFDGVYKL